The genomic interval GTTTTTTGCCGAGTCGATATCAAGGCGTCGAGTTCAGCAGCAGCGGCCAGCCCGTCAACTACGTCAATCCGCCGACGGGAATCACGCGTCAGCAACAACGTCGGTTGATCGACACGATCAACGATCTGAATCAGCAACGCGGTCAGCAGACACTCGATCCCGAGATTGAGACACGACTGTCGACCTATGAGATGGCGTTTCGGATGCAGACCTCCGTTCCCGAGCTGGCGAATTTTTCCGACGAAACTCAGGAAACCTTGGAGATGTACGGAGCGGCTGCCGGTGACGGTTCGTATGCCTCCAATTGTTTACTCGCGCGGCGTCTGGCGGAACGTGGCGTTCGATTCATCCAGCTCTATCATCGCGGCTGGGATCACCACGGCGGGTTGGAGAAATACATGAATATCTGCTGCTCGTTGACCGACAAGCCGACTTGGGCATTGTTGACCGATTTGAAACGCTTGGGAATGCTTGACGACACGTTGATCATCTGGGGTGGCGAGTTCGGACGCACGCCGATGTTTCAGGGAAAGGGCGGTGCGGGGCGAGACCATCACATCAAAGGATTCTCGATGTGGATGGCCGGCGGCGGTGTCAAAGCCGGCTACGGCCACGGTGCCACCGATGAACTCGGTTATCATGCGGTCGATCAAGTCGTTCATGTTCGCGATTTGCACGCCACCATGCTGCACTTGCTGGGCATCGACCACAAACGATTCTCTGTAAAATTCCAAGGTCTGGACATGCGTTTGACCGGTGTCGAGCCCTGTCACGTCATCAACGACATCCTCGTCTAACCCACCATCACGAATAACCCACCATTACGAACATGGAAAGATCCTCATGAAACGATCTAACGTACCAACCTCCAACGTACGTCGGCGTCAGTTACTGGGCGGTTTCGGTGTCGCCATGGGATTGCCGCTGCTGGAGTCGATGGTGCCTCGGCGGGCATCCGCCGCCGCCTCCGAATCGGAAAGTGGCATCCCGCGTCGAATGCTGGTCGCTCACTTTGGAACCGGAATGAACCTTCACGAGTTCTTTCCCGATCAGACCGGCGAATCGTGCGAGCTGAAACGGATCACAAAACCGTTGCAGGATTTTCGCAAACGAATGACGATCCTCTCCGGTATGCAACTGGAGCACGGTGGAGGCCACACCGGCGACTACACGTTCCTGACCGGCACGAAAGGATGGAGCAGTTCCGGTATAGAAGGTGGAATCTCGGCTGATCAAGTGGTCGCAAAACAGATCGGCGGCGCAACAAGATTTCCGTCCATGCAGTTTTCGATTGATCGTGGCACGAACTTTGGCAACCAAGGTCTTGCGACATTGTCATGGAGCGAGAACGGGATCCCCCTCGCCGCCGAAAACGATCCCTACGTTCTATTCGGGCGAATGTTCCAATCAGATGACCCGGCCGCGGCCAAGATGCGGGATGCGCAGTTCCGTCGCCGCGGCAGCATCTTGGACTTGGTGACCGAGCAGGCCAAGTCGATGGAGCGTGGCGTCAGCAACGATGACAAACGCAAGCTCGACGAGTATTTCACGTCTGTCGCAGAAATCGAACACCAGCTCAAACGCGATATCGATTGGTCGACCAAACCAAAGCCACAGCCCGAACTCGCAGGAATCGGCGATTACTCCGTTTCCCTGACACCCGACTCGCGAGAGTTCGACTACGACCGTTACCAAAAACTGATGTATGACCTAGTCGTATTGGCGTTCAAGACCGATTCGACTCGCGTGATCACGTACAACGTTCGCCAAGAACTCAGGGGCGGTGTTTTCCCGGTGCACGGGGTATCAAAGGGTTTCCACGCACTGACGCACCACAACAACGATCCCAAGAACTTGGACGAACTTGCCAAGGTCGATGAGATTAACATGCGGTATTGGCGAGGATTATTGGAACGTCTCGACTCGGTGCCGCAGGCCGATGGTCGCAGTCTGCTGGATCATACCGTGCTCGCTTTTTCAAGCAGCGCGGGCATGGATCACTCTCGAGATCGGCTGCCAACCATCGTCTTTGGCGGTGAAGCGTTGGGGATCAAACACAAGACCCATCTACGGCTGCCAGAGAAAACTCCGTTGGCCGGTCTGTGGCACACGATGGCCCATGCGATGGGAGCCCAAGTCGATCAAATGCAGGACAGCCATGGTGTCATCAGTGAATTGCTCTCGTAGACTAACGCCGCTGGTGCGGTCCCACGCTTCAAGTTGGGCACATTTCCTCTGCTGCCTGATCGTCGTTTCGATTTGCGTTCCTGCGGGTGCTGCTGGCTCACAGTCCCCAGAGCCAAGCGAGCTGACCGACCGTTCTGGACAGCAGTTCCGCTTGATCCAGCCCAACCAGTTTGTGATGGGGGGCAGTGATTCGCGTGCGTTCGCCAAGGACCACTCGGATTTCAATAGCGCCGGTGACGACCAGCCCAGCCATCCCGTCATACTGACACGTCCTTTTTACATGGCGACCACAGAAGTCACCGTGGGACAATTCAAACGATTTGTGCAGGCAACCGGATACGAAACTCAAGCTCAATCCAGCGGCAACGGGATCGTCGGCTGGATGCCGATCGATGGCGATCGACCCGAACGCCCCAAACAATCCTTCGCGCAGGCCGCCGAGTTCGATTGGCTCTCCCCTGGGTTTCCACAGACCGATGACTGTCCCGTGGTGGGCGTCTCCTACAACGACGCAATGGCGTATTGCGAATGGATCAGTCAGCAAGAAAACGCCGAGTACCGATTGCCGACTGAAGCCGAATGGGAATGCGTGTGCCGCGCGGGCACCGACACGTTGTTCTCGTTCGGCGATGATTACCCTGGTCAAATTCACCGACACGCGAATCTCGGAAACGCGGAGCTGGAAAAATCGTTTCCGGGACGTGTCACTCAGCAGTGGTTGGTCGACACGGAAAGCGATCCCGGCGACGGTCAAGTGTTCACGGCACCCGTGGGTAACTACACCGCAAACGCTTGGGGCCTGCACGATTTGCACGGAAACGTTTGGGAGTGGTGCCAAGACAATTATCTGGACACCTTCTACACGCAGTTCAAATCGAACGGCTATCGTAGTGTCCAACCGCGCGCAATCGATCCCGTGTGTACCGAGCGTTGGCAGCAGGATGGTGACTGGCGAGTGATACGGGGAGGCAGTTGGTTTGTCTCACCAATTCAATGCCAAAGCTCCATGCGAGGTTACTTCGAAGCCAGTGATGCGGCTTGCTATGTCGGATTTCGAGTGGTTCGCCAAGCCAGTGAGGCTGCGCGAGGGGCCGCAGAGCAGCGACACGCCGCATCGGTTGCCGCCGATGAACAACTACGCTCGATTGCACGTGCGACCGTGGAAGCCCACCAAGGTGTGATTCGCTACGAAATCGATTGCGACGCGTTCGGCAGCGACGCTCAAGAACGTATCGGCGATTTGATGCACCCGGTGGAGTTTGACATACGACCGCCAGGCAAGATCACGACGGAGATGATCGAATCCGTCTGCCGAGCACAGAAACTCGCCGGAATCATCATCCGATCCGGAGGTGATGACATCACTTCACAAACGTTTGCCCCCTTGGCAAATCATCCTGGTTTGCGTTGGATTCAGATCACCGGCACCGTCGACCTGGACGACACGCTGCTGGATCACTTTCGCAACGCGGATCAGATCGAGTCCCTGCACTTGCAAGGCGAGGGGATCACGAACGCCGGGCTTGAGAAGCTACCTCCGTTGAAAACGCTTCGCGAAGTGATCTTGGCCTCGACCGCATGCACCGGAGAGTTCTTGCGTCACCACGTCGGTTCGCCGCTGACTCAATTGCACATCCAAAGATTGACGGACTCGGCGGCGCGGACGCTCACACAGTTTCCTGAGATGCGTCAGTTGCACGTTTCATCACCCTTGATCTCACCCAGTGGGCTGCAGGACATCGCGTCACTTCGCCTGCTCAACCAACTGTCGCTCAGGGACATTTCAACGCTTTCAGATTCCGATTTCGCGACGCTCGGTCGGCTTCGCCAACTCGAACGCTTGGAGCTATTCGAAACCAAGGCAGGTGATCAGACGGTCGCTGCGTGCAACGGGTTGAACCAATTGCGAACACTTGTGATCGATGGCGATGCATTGACCGACAATGGGCTCCAAACGATTGCCGACATCCCTTCGCTCCATGAGCTGTACATTCGCGGCAATTCGCAGATCACCGATCAAGGACTCCAAAGCCTCTGGCGTCTACCTAATTTGCGTCAACTGGAACTGCGCGGCACCGCGATCACCGGAACAGGACTCGCCGCCCTTTGCGAACTCCCCAAACTGCGTGACCTGCAAATCGACGGTGACGGACTCTCTGACGCCGGGCGTCAGGTTGTGACGCAACTACAAGAATCTTGTCCAGAATTGCGAATCAGGACTCGCTGAGCGATGAAAATACTCTTGATGCCATTTGAATCTTTTTCTCAACGCTGTCCACGCGTGATCTTGGTGCTCATGTTGCTGCTCGGGTCTTGGGCCTCAACGGCGACCGCCGATTCGGTTAGTTTTCGACAAACGGTACAGCCCTTTTTCGCGGAGCA from Stieleria varia carries:
- a CDS encoding DUF1501 domain-containing protein translates to MFHHHANLANRRTFLSRTGVGLGSTAFSALMARDLMAGDLKAGESSASGINASSPNAAGRSGLPHHSPKIKRVIFLCMAGGPSHLETFDHKPELAAMDGKPMPASFTDGQPIAQLQGQELKCQGPLTKFQRYGKSGQWISDFLPYHQKMADDICVIRSMVTEQINHDPAHTFMNTGTAISGRPSMGSWVTYGLGAESENLPGFVVLTSVGGRNPQPIASRQWASGFLPSRYQGVEFSSSGQPVNYVNPPTGITRQQQRRLIDTINDLNQQRGQQTLDPEIETRLSTYEMAFRMQTSVPELANFSDETQETLEMYGAAAGDGSYASNCLLARRLAERGVRFIQLYHRGWDHHGGLEKYMNICCSLTDKPTWALLTDLKRLGMLDDTLIIWGGEFGRTPMFQGKGGAGRDHHIKGFSMWMAGGGVKAGYGHGATDELGYHAVDQVVHVRDLHATMLHLLGIDHKRFSVKFQGLDMRLTGVEPCHVINDILV
- a CDS encoding DUF1552 domain-containing protein; this translates as MKRSNVPTSNVRRRQLLGGFGVAMGLPLLESMVPRRASAAASESESGIPRRMLVAHFGTGMNLHEFFPDQTGESCELKRITKPLQDFRKRMTILSGMQLEHGGGHTGDYTFLTGTKGWSSSGIEGGISADQVVAKQIGGATRFPSMQFSIDRGTNFGNQGLATLSWSENGIPLAAENDPYVLFGRMFQSDDPAAAKMRDAQFRRRGSILDLVTEQAKSMERGVSNDDKRKLDEYFTSVAEIEHQLKRDIDWSTKPKPQPELAGIGDYSVSLTPDSREFDYDRYQKLMYDLVVLAFKTDSTRVITYNVRQELRGGVFPVHGVSKGFHALTHHNNDPKNLDELAKVDEINMRYWRGLLERLDSVPQADGRSLLDHTVLAFSSSAGMDHSRDRLPTIVFGGEALGIKHKTHLRLPEKTPLAGLWHTMAHAMGAQVDQMQDSHGVISELLS
- a CDS encoding SUMF1/EgtB/PvdO family nonheme iron enzyme → MIQPNQFVMGGSDSRAFAKDHSDFNSAGDDQPSHPVILTRPFYMATTEVTVGQFKRFVQATGYETQAQSSGNGIVGWMPIDGDRPERPKQSFAQAAEFDWLSPGFPQTDDCPVVGVSYNDAMAYCEWISQQENAEYRLPTEAEWECVCRAGTDTLFSFGDDYPGQIHRHANLGNAELEKSFPGRVTQQWLVDTESDPGDGQVFTAPVGNYTANAWGLHDLHGNVWEWCQDNYLDTFYTQFKSNGYRSVQPRAIDPVCTERWQQDGDWRVIRGGSWFVSPIQCQSSMRGYFEASDAACYVGFRVVRQASEAARGAAEQRHAASVAADEQLRSIARATVEAHQGVIRYEIDCDAFGSDAQERIGDLMHPVEFDIRPPGKITTEMIESVCRAQKLAGIIIRSGGDDITSQTFAPLANHPGLRWIQITGTVDLDDTLLDHFRNADQIESLHLQGEGITNAGLEKLPPLKTLREVILASTACTGEFLRHHVGSPLTQLHIQRLTDSAARTLTQFPEMRQLHVSSPLISPSGLQDIASLRLLNQLSLRDISTLSDSDFATLGRLRQLERLELFETKAGDQTVAACNGLNQLRTLVIDGDALTDNGLQTIADIPSLHELYIRGNSQITDQGLQSLWRLPNLRQLELRGTAITGTGLAALCELPKLRDLQIDGDGLSDAGRQVVTQLQESCPELRIRTR